Part of the Kangiella geojedonensis genome is shown below.
CAACAACACTTTCTGCTCGCCATCAACTTGTGGCTCAAACACCACATCAAGTGCTAATGCGGCCTTGGAGACTGCGTCAACATCCGTGATATCAATATTATTCTTTATCACTGATAAGGCGGTTAAGCGATACAGCGCTCCACTATCGAGTAAGTGGTAACCGAGTTTGGTTGCCACAATTTGGCTAATGGTTCCTTTACCGGAACCACTAGGACCATCGACAGTGATGACCGGTGCACTGACTATAGTATCGTTACTCATGCCAGCCTACTTCGTCATCTCACGTAAGACGCGAATAAACTTAGCATTTTCTTCCTCTAAGCCGATACTGACGCGTAAATGATTGGGCATCTCATAGTTAGCCACAGGACGAACAATGACGCCCTGCTCCAACATGTGCTGGTAAATTGGGCCAGCTGGCTTGCCCATATCCACAGTAATAAAGTTTGTTACTGATGGAATATAGTCATAGCTAAGCTCTTTAAAGACCGCTTCGAGTTGCTCCATGCCAGCTTTATTAACCTCTAAAGCACGCTGAAGATACTCGCGGTCATCCAATACTGCTTCTGCCGCGGCCAAAGCTAAAGAGTTCATATTGAACGGTTGGCGTGGGCGATTAATCAAACCAGTAATTTCTTCATTCGCGACCGCATAACCGGCGCGAACACCTGCTAAACCATAAGCCTTTGAGAAAGTCCGAGTGACGATTAAGTTTGGATAATCTTTGATCCAAGGAATCGTTTGTGGATAGTCTTTATCTTCAACGTACTCATAATAGGCTTCGTCCAAGATAACCAAAACGTCTTCAGGCACTTTGTCCATAAAAGCTTTCAGCTCGTCAGACTTAACCCACGTTCCCGTTGGGTTGTTCGGATTCGCGATAAATATCATGCGCGTATTCGGTGTAATTGCCTCAGCCGTTGCCTCTAAATCATGTCCCCAGTCTTTCGCTGGAATTACAACTTTCTTAGCACCGATGGCCTGCGTGACAATCGGGTAAACCACGAAAGCGTGTTGTGAAAAGATCACTTCATGCTCAGGCGCCACAAATACGCGTGCGATAAGCTCTAAAACGTCGTTAGAACCATTACCCAGCGTGATTTGGTTTATATCAACACCAACACGTTCAGCGATTTTAGCCTTAAGATAATAGCCGTTAGCGTCAGGATAGCGCGCTAATTCAGAAAACTTCTTTTCCATTGCAGCTTGTGCTTTCGGGCTAATACCGATTGGATTTTCATTACTCGCCAACTTCACAATGTTGGTAATCCCTAGCTCTCTTTCTAGCTCAGAAATAGGTTTACCTGGTTGGTATGGATG
Proteins encoded:
- the hisC gene encoding histidinol-phosphate transaminase, which encodes MSCDFIQLANPGVQELHPYQPGKPISELERELGITNIVKLASNENPIGISPKAQAAMEKKFSELARYPDANGYYLKAKIAERVGVDINQITLGNGSNDVLELIARVFVAPEHEVIFSQHAFVVYPIVTQAIGAKKVVIPAKDWGHDLEATAEAITPNTRMIFIANPNNPTGTWVKSDELKAFMDKVPEDVLVILDEAYYEYVEDKDYPQTIPWIKDYPNLIVTRTFSKAYGLAGVRAGYAVANEEITGLINRPRQPFNMNSLALAAAEAVLDDREYLQRALEVNKAGMEQLEAVFKELSYDYIPSVTNFITVDMGKPAGPIYQHMLEQGVIVRPVANYEMPNHLRVSIGLEEENAKFIRVLREMTK